A genomic window from Halorubrum trapanicum includes:
- a CDS encoding DDE-type integrase/transposase/recombinase, giving the protein MLDRMVEKARQQEVFSREDTPTERRVLAAFLYHAGLSYRRIEPFVDRSYEAIRQWFHRLKHLFEPDCRARQEVAVDETKIEIDGDEHYVWAAVDCDTLEVLAVEVSPGRSSLDALLFLRDVLERCRGRPLVRADRGPWYDWPLELLDCEYERETWGNRSLIEAWFGIFKYRTRRFYHRFPFHSTASSTR; this is encoded by the coding sequence ATGCTCGACCGCATGGTTGAGAAGGCTCGCCAGCAGGAAGTATTTTCCCGTGAGGACACGCCGACGGAGCGGCGTGTCCTCGCGGCGTTTTTGTACCATGCTGGCCTCTCCTACCGGCGAATCGAACCGTTCGTTGATCGCTCGTATGAGGCGATCAGACAGTGGTTTCATCGGCTCAAGCATCTCTTCGAGCCCGACTGCCGGGCTCGCCAAGAAGTCGCCGTCGATGAGACGAAAATCGAGATCGACGGCGACGAGCACTACGTGTGGGCGGCAGTCGATTGTGACACGCTCGAAGTGCTTGCCGTCGAGGTCTCTCCCGGCCGATCGAGTCTCGATGCGCTCCTGTTTTTGAGGGACGTTCTCGAACGATGCCGCGGTCGCCCGCTGGTGCGGGCCGACCGCGGCCCGTGGTACGACTGGCCGCTTGAACTCTTAGACTGCGAATACGAGCGTGAAACGTGGGGAAATCGGTCACTCATCGAAGCGTGGTTCGGGATCTTCAAATACCGAACCAGACGTTTCTACCACCGATTTCCCTTCCACAGCACCGCCAGCTCCACCAGATAA
- a CDS encoding MATE family efflux transporter, producing MGLRDSVDSLFKGADELDLTSGDIGWPLFFLSLPIVVQNLFQVLYNLADTFWLGRYSTEALSAITFAFPIVFLMISLALGVSVAGSVLVAQHTGAGDEERAAYAASQTMAYAAVISVMLGVLGYALVDDVTALLGVNETVAPLVVEYMRVYAVGLFAVFGFAVFMALMRGYGDTVTPMYVMAGSVVLNILLDPILIFGFDANPLFGALGLGGLEAAALDATGFTGWGIAGAAIATVGSRALALLVGLRIMFRGNRGVRIRLSEMLPDPEFGRTVLGIGLPASAEGAARSVSITALLVVVANFPNAVSGAYGIGTRIFSVIFLPALAVSQGIETMTGQNIGAEELDRAAETNHFGARAMLGLLTVGGGVIVLAARPIAGVFSPDPAVVDHAATFLRVSGLSFGFIGAMRAYTGGFRGAGHTMIAAVISLITLGFVRLPVAWVAAGSLGTMGLWISFPISNVVGGVVAYLWFKRDTWREGNLTEEDAPAEEIGSGVASPDND from the coding sequence ATGGGGCTCCGCGATTCGGTCGACTCGCTGTTCAAGGGGGCCGACGAATTGGACCTCACCTCGGGCGACATCGGGTGGCCGCTGTTCTTCCTTTCCCTACCGATCGTCGTCCAGAACCTCTTTCAGGTGCTGTACAACCTGGCCGACACCTTCTGGCTCGGCCGCTACAGCACCGAGGCGCTGTCGGCGATCACGTTCGCGTTCCCGATCGTCTTCCTGATGATCTCGCTGGCGCTCGGCGTCTCCGTCGCGGGGAGCGTCCTCGTCGCGCAACACACCGGCGCCGGCGACGAGGAGCGCGCCGCCTACGCCGCATCGCAGACGATGGCGTACGCGGCCGTCATCTCCGTCATGCTGGGCGTGCTGGGGTACGCCCTCGTCGACGACGTCACCGCGCTCCTCGGCGTGAACGAGACCGTGGCGCCGCTCGTCGTCGAGTACATGCGCGTGTACGCGGTCGGCCTGTTCGCGGTATTCGGCTTCGCGGTGTTCATGGCGCTGATGCGCGGCTACGGCGACACGGTGACCCCGATGTACGTCATGGCCGGGTCGGTGGTCCTCAACATCCTCCTCGACCCGATACTCATCTTCGGCTTCGACGCGAACCCCCTCTTCGGCGCGCTCGGACTCGGCGGGCTGGAGGCGGCCGCGCTCGACGCGACGGGATTCACCGGCTGGGGGATCGCCGGCGCCGCCATCGCGACCGTCGGCTCCCGGGCCCTCGCGCTCCTCGTCGGGCTTCGGATCATGTTCCGCGGGAACCGGGGCGTCCGAATCCGACTTTCGGAGATGCTCCCCGATCCCGAGTTCGGCAGGACCGTCCTCGGCATCGGCCTGCCGGCCTCCGCCGAGGGCGCGGCCCGGTCGGTCTCCATCACCGCGCTCCTCGTCGTGGTCGCGAACTTCCCGAACGCGGTCAGCGGGGCGTACGGCATCGGGACGCGGATCTTCTCGGTGATCTTCCTGCCGGCGCTCGCCGTCTCGCAGGGGATCGAGACGATGACGGGGCAGAACATCGGCGCCGAGGAGCTGGACCGCGCCGCCGAGACGAACCACTTCGGCGCCCGCGCCATGCTCGGCCTGCTCACGGTCGGCGGCGGGGTCATCGTCCTCGCCGCGCGGCCGATAGCCGGCGTCTTCTCCCCCGATCCGGCGGTCGTCGACCACGCGGCGACGTTCCTCCGCGTGAGCGGCCTCTCGTTCGGATTCATCGGCGCCATGCGCGCGTACACCGGCGGCTTCCGCGGCGCGGGCCACACGATGATCGCGGCCGTCATCTCCCTGATCACGCTCGGCTTCGTCCGCCTGCCGGTCGCGTGGGTCGCCGCCGGCTCGCTCGGGACGATGGGACTGTGGATCTCGTTCCCGATCTCGAACGTCGTCGGCGGGGTCGTCGCGTACCTCTGGTTCAAACGCGACACCTGGCGCGAGGGGAACCTGACCGAGGAGGACGCACCCGCCGAGGAAATCGGCTCCGGCGTCGCCTCGCCGGACAACGACTGA
- the asd gene encoding aspartate-semialdehyde dehydrogenase: MSVRVGILGATGAVGQRFIQLLDDHPTFDLAAVTASSESAGETYREAAKWRVDTPIPDDVAEMEVAETTPAGIADDDVDLLFSSLPSGVAAEVEPAFLEEGYVVSSNSSNDRMAADVPLTIPEINPDHLDLIEVQRDERGWDGALVKNPNCSTITMVPTLAAIDEFGLESVRVSTLQAVSGAGYSGVTSMEIIDNAIPHIGGEEEKMETESRKLLGEFDGAEVALHGADVAASCNRIPTLDGHLENVFAEFAADPSPEELREAMRSFEGAGDLPSSPDQLIKVFGDDEPERPQPRLDRTYADGMGIVAGGVQSTDAGAKYNCLAHNTIRGAAGASLLNGELLVEEGYV, from the coding sequence ATGTCAGTCCGAGTCGGCATCCTCGGCGCGACGGGCGCCGTGGGCCAGCGATTCATCCAGTTGCTCGACGACCACCCGACGTTCGACCTCGCCGCGGTCACGGCGAGCTCGGAGAGCGCGGGCGAGACGTACCGCGAGGCGGCGAAGTGGCGCGTCGACACGCCCATCCCGGACGACGTCGCCGAGATGGAGGTCGCGGAGACGACGCCAGCGGGCATCGCGGACGACGACGTCGACCTCCTGTTCTCCTCGCTGCCCTCGGGCGTCGCGGCCGAGGTCGAGCCGGCGTTCCTGGAGGAGGGCTACGTCGTCTCCTCGAACTCCTCGAACGACCGCATGGCGGCGGACGTGCCGCTCACGATCCCGGAGATCAACCCGGACCACCTCGATTTGATCGAGGTCCAGCGCGACGAGCGGGGCTGGGACGGCGCCCTCGTGAAGAACCCCAACTGCTCGACGATCACGATGGTGCCGACGCTCGCCGCCATCGACGAGTTCGGCCTCGAAAGCGTCCGCGTCTCGACGCTCCAGGCCGTCTCCGGCGCCGGCTACTCCGGCGTCACCTCGATGGAGATCATCGACAACGCCATCCCGCACATCGGCGGCGAGGAGGAGAAGATGGAGACGGAGTCGCGCAAGCTGCTCGGCGAGTTCGACGGCGCCGAGGTCGCGCTCCACGGCGCCGACGTGGCCGCCTCCTGTAACCGGATCCCCACGCTCGACGGCCACCTGGAGAACGTGTTCGCCGAGTTCGCCGCGGACCCCTCGCCCGAGGAGCTCCGCGAGGCGATGCGCTCGTTCGAGGGCGCCGGCGACCTCCCGAGCTCGCCGGACCAGCTGATCAAGGTGTTCGGCGACGACGAGCCCGAGCGCCCGCAGCCCCGCCTCGACCGCACGTACGCGGACGGGATGGGGATCGTCGCCGGCGGCGTCCAGTCGACGGACGCCGGCGCGAAGTACAACTGCCTCGCGCACAACACGATCCGCGGCGCGGCCGGCGCCTCCCTGCTCAACGGCGAGCTGCTCGTCGAGGAAGGGTACGTCTGA
- a CDS encoding AbrB/MazE/SpoVT family DNA-binding domain-containing protein, whose product MPEHKRKVGDRGQVTIPKELRDRRGIEGGDEVEFVEVNDEIILKPPPDEERLAEGYRKRAGRSRELTEEMEEASAEATGHLGDAPGWSE is encoded by the coding sequence ATGCCAGAACACAAACGGAAAGTTGGAGATCGGGGGCAAGTGACGATTCCGAAGGAACTGCGGGACCGTCGTGGCATCGAAGGCGGTGACGAAGTTGAATTCGTCGAAGTGAATGACGAGATCATACTCAAACCGCCGCCAGATGAGGAACGGCTTGCTGAAGGATATCGAAAGAGAGCCGGACGGTCTCGTGAGTTGACCGAAGAAATGGAAGAAGCATCCGCAGAAGCAACCGGGCATCTCGGTGATGCACCCGGCTGGAGCGAGTGA
- a CDS encoding COX15/CtaA family protein gives MTLVLFSLGVYTAATGSGLACQAQWPLCSDQLIPALTINPDFIEWFHRVWAMVTGFLIVGVAGWTWLGSGFERRTKLAATLAVAVLPLQIAVGAITVTLGGLVPGGYTVSTHAAHLIVALTIFTLLGLATIWGGGRGNARLLRAAAGIAVAGIVASAVFSRAVPFLTYAPPAQGAFYITGLAGHLGLVATVAYATEAVRGGYDGLDAGTAATVRALAAGSMTALVGTLLLGRDLVLYTVVWQQINLVALGVAVALAAGAAWTLRGTEGMRDGSVPIGGD, from the coding sequence ATGACGCTCGTCCTCTTCTCGCTCGGCGTCTACACGGCGGCGACCGGCTCCGGACTGGCGTGTCAGGCCCAGTGGCCGCTGTGTTCCGACCAGCTGATCCCGGCGCTGACGATCAACCCGGACTTCATCGAGTGGTTCCACCGCGTGTGGGCGATGGTCACCGGCTTCCTCATCGTCGGCGTCGCCGGGTGGACGTGGCTCGGCTCGGGCTTCGAGCGCCGGACGAAGCTGGCGGCGACGCTGGCGGTCGCGGTCCTCCCGCTTCAGATCGCGGTCGGCGCGATCACCGTCACGCTCGGCGGGCTCGTCCCCGGCGGATACACGGTGTCGACCCACGCCGCGCACCTGATCGTGGCGCTGACAATCTTCACGCTGCTCGGACTGGCGACAATCTGGGGCGGCGGCCGAGGGAACGCGCGGCTGCTCCGCGCGGCCGCGGGAATCGCGGTCGCGGGGATCGTCGCCAGCGCGGTCTTCTCGCGGGCGGTGCCGTTCCTCACCTACGCGCCGCCCGCGCAGGGGGCCTTTTATATCACCGGACTCGCCGGGCACCTCGGACTCGTCGCGACGGTCGCGTACGCGACGGAGGCGGTCCGAGGGGGATACGACGGCCTCGACGCCGGCACAGCCGCCACCGTCCGCGCGCTCGCCGCCGGGTCCATGACCGCGCTCGTCGGGACGCTGCTGCTCGGGCGCGACCTGGTCCTCTACACCGTCGTTTGGCAGCAGATCAACCTCGTCGCGCTGGGCGTCGCGGTCGCGCTCGCCGCGGGCGCGGCGTGGACCCTCCGCGGGACAGAGGGGATGCGTGACGGTTCCGTCCCCATCGGCGGCGACTGA
- a CDS encoding DUF5814 domain-containing protein has product MAFTDKIYVKNHRQLSSQLEANIPKGAFAGATLDLLFTGDGLSKLDETTRDRVLDFAEDFLDCDCDSNPYCGHPEEKFMRYVLELRAEGLGPQAIVDVMTDDYMVYAYTGDVLSFLDDAVRNLEAVETLADVDGDEEMSERARKAKRELSG; this is encoded by the coding sequence GTGGCCTTTACCGACAAGATCTACGTGAAGAACCACCGGCAGCTCTCCTCCCAGCTGGAGGCGAACATCCCGAAGGGGGCGTTCGCCGGCGCCACCCTCGACCTGCTGTTCACCGGCGACGGCCTCTCGAAGCTCGACGAGACGACCCGCGACCGCGTCCTCGACTTCGCCGAGGACTTCCTCGACTGCGACTGCGACTCGAACCCCTACTGCGGCCATCCCGAGGAGAAGTTCATGCGCTACGTCCTCGAGCTGCGCGCCGAGGGGCTCGGCCCGCAAGCCATCGTCGACGTGATGACCGACGACTACATGGTGTACGCGTACACGGGCGACGTGCTCTCCTTCCTCGACGACGCGGTGCGGAACCTCGAGGCCGTCGAGACGCTCGCGGACGTCGACGGCGACGAGGAGATGTCGGAGCGGGCGCGAAAGGCGAAGCGGGAACTGTCGGGATAG
- a CDS encoding HPP family protein, whose protein sequence is MRDQLRRHYHSIRNRLLRIERREVHEIRRWLEDTENLLHFSVVVIVPLLIGAITWIANVSPIVSFLVYPPLASGTYTLFADPDGPYSSPTTFVGGMTAGALSGWFALEIGTRFWYQTPPEQFQVQAGVAAFGIFLTGIVTWALSLEEPTAFSTALLVLVTGSDRLAYVTGIIGASLLIAGAFVLWRQHFYHERARYLYTSTHGDDQILVPVRGETSESLALFAARLAAAHDASKVVLLRTVSEEVIEETETIVAATQQGTVPEAPEEPPDEGVTRAAEELVTEQQLQRLEGLKNLVESTVDVSCEFVIAAEGNSAGETVLTTAEEENCDLIVCPYETEDGGPSSFVRTILKGNTDSIVLRSSNGRTEWRRILVMARTSGEPANAMLDFAVRLLPPDGTISACTCISHQQERRTAEIMLENLVEQFSTGIETRISVASAEAFLDRNASSYDLAVVGASTDRSVLSRVVSMPTFKRIQEVDCDVAIVHRA, encoded by the coding sequence ATGCGCGATCAGCTCCGACGTCATTATCACTCGATTCGCAATCGACTCCTGCGAATTGAACGACGTGAGGTTCACGAGATCCGTCGGTGGCTCGAGGACACGGAAAATCTGCTTCACTTCTCTGTCGTGGTTATCGTACCGCTTCTCATCGGAGCCATCACGTGGATAGCGAACGTCTCACCGATCGTGTCCTTCCTCGTTTACCCGCCGCTGGCGTCGGGCACATATACGCTGTTTGCTGACCCTGATGGACCGTACTCCTCGCCAACGACGTTCGTCGGTGGGATGACCGCCGGGGCGCTCAGCGGATGGTTCGCGCTCGAAATCGGAACGCGGTTCTGGTACCAGACTCCGCCTGAACAGTTTCAGGTACAGGCTGGCGTGGCTGCGTTCGGTATTTTTCTCACCGGTATCGTCACGTGGGCCCTCTCACTCGAAGAACCGACGGCGTTTTCGACGGCGCTTCTCGTCCTCGTCACCGGCTCCGACCGGCTGGCGTACGTCACTGGAATCATCGGAGCGAGTCTACTCATCGCCGGCGCCTTCGTACTCTGGCGGCAGCACTTCTATCACGAACGTGCCCGCTATCTGTACACGTCCACCCACGGTGACGATCAGATTCTGGTACCTGTCCGTGGCGAGACGTCCGAGTCACTCGCCCTCTTTGCCGCACGTCTCGCGGCCGCCCACGACGCCAGCAAGGTCGTTCTCCTGAGAACAGTCAGTGAGGAGGTCATCGAGGAAACCGAAACGATAGTGGCGGCTACTCAACAGGGGACTGTTCCCGAGGCTCCTGAAGAACCGCCGGATGAAGGCGTAACCCGCGCAGCTGAAGAGTTGGTGACTGAACAGCAACTACAGCGGCTCGAAGGACTCAAAAATCTGGTCGAATCAACCGTCGATGTATCGTGTGAGTTCGTGATCGCCGCGGAGGGAAACTCAGCTGGAGAAACCGTTCTCACGACGGCTGAAGAGGAGAACTGTGATCTGATCGTCTGTCCGTACGAAACCGAAGACGGAGGCCCCAGTTCGTTCGTCAGAACGATCTTGAAAGGTAACACGGACTCGATCGTGTTGCGCTCGTCGAACGGACGAACGGAGTGGCGGCGCATTCTTGTAATGGCCCGCACGTCAGGAGAACCCGCCAACGCGATGCTTGACTTCGCGGTTCGACTCCTCCCCCCTGACGGGACCATAAGTGCGTGCACTTGTATTTCACACCAACAGGAGCGTCGGACAGCGGAGATTATGCTTGAGAATCTCGTCGAACAATTTTCGACGGGTATCGAGACTCGCATCAGCGTCGCGTCTGCCGAAGCGTTCCTCGACCGGAACGCATCCTCGTACGATCTAGCAGTTGTCGGGGCGAGCACTGATCGAAGCGTTCTATCACGAGTCGTGTCCATGCCGACATTCAAACGCATTCAAGAGGTTGACTGTGACGTCGCAATCGTCCATCGAGCATAG
- a CDS encoding 3-hydroxyacyl-CoA dehydrogenase/enoyl-CoA hydratase family protein translates to MQLEDVQRVTVLGAGNMGHGIAEVAALAGYDVSLRDINDELVQEGYDQIEWSLGKLAEKDRIGDDEADAALNRVEAFVDLEAALDGADVVVEVVPEKMAIKKDVYDEVVEHAPEEAVFVTNTSSLSITELSEVTDRPERFCGMHFFNPPVRMDLVEVISGKHTSEDTLELIEGLAESMGKTPVRVRKDSPGFIVNRILVPLMNEAAWIVESGDATMEAVDSTTKFDMGLPMGSFELADQVGIDVGYHVLEYMHEVLGDAYRPCPLLGEKVEAEELGKKTGKGFYDYEDGEGAQIPTDAVDEDVRRRLLAVMANETAGLIGNDVADAEDIDEAVKLGAGFPDGPAKLADEEGLDALVETLDALAEETGEARYEATDYLREAAEAGGFRGGAGGGSGDAGDAEGGADYEVLNVAVEDRVGHVEIDRPHRMNTISGEVLDELAEAIDRLDADDEVRAILLSGAGDRAFSAGADVQSMAAGGADPIHAVELSRQGQQTFGKLEASDKPVVAAIDGYCLGGGMELATAADMRIASERSELGQPELDLGLLPGWGGTQRLARIVGEGRAKEIILTADRYDAETMADYDFVNEVVPDDELDERARELAEQLAGGPPIAQKYTKRAIHSGRTDNEAGLEVEAMGFGHVMNTDDLMEGVTAFMGDGEPEFEGK, encoded by the coding sequence ATGCAGCTCGAAGACGTCCAGCGCGTGACGGTGCTCGGCGCCGGAAACATGGGGCACGGCATCGCGGAGGTGGCGGCGCTCGCCGGCTACGACGTGTCGCTCCGCGACATCAACGACGAGCTCGTCCAGGAGGGGTACGACCAGATCGAGTGGTCGCTCGGCAAGCTCGCCGAGAAGGACCGGATCGGCGACGACGAGGCCGACGCCGCGCTCAACCGCGTCGAGGCGTTCGTCGACCTCGAAGCGGCGCTCGACGGCGCCGACGTCGTCGTCGAGGTCGTCCCCGAGAAGATGGCGATCAAGAAGGACGTGTACGACGAGGTCGTCGAGCACGCGCCCGAGGAGGCCGTCTTCGTCACCAACACCTCCAGCCTCTCCATCACCGAGCTCTCCGAGGTCACCGACCGCCCCGAGCGCTTCTGCGGCATGCACTTCTTCAACCCGCCGGTGCGGATGGACCTCGTCGAGGTCATCTCCGGGAAACACACGAGCGAGGACACCCTCGAACTGATCGAGGGGCTCGCGGAGTCGATGGGGAAGACCCCCGTCCGCGTCCGGAAGGACAGCCCGGGCTTCATCGTCAACCGCATCCTCGTCCCGCTGATGAACGAGGCGGCGTGGATCGTCGAGTCCGGCGACGCGACGATGGAGGCGGTCGACTCCACGACGAAGTTCGACATGGGCCTCCCGATGGGCTCGTTCGAGCTCGCCGACCAGGTCGGCATCGACGTGGGGTACCACGTGTTGGAGTACATGCACGAGGTCCTCGGCGACGCCTACCGCCCCTGCCCGCTGCTCGGCGAGAAGGTCGAGGCGGAGGAGCTCGGCAAGAAGACCGGGAAGGGGTTCTACGACTACGAGGACGGCGAGGGCGCCCAGATCCCGACCGACGCGGTCGACGAGGACGTCCGCCGCCGCCTGCTCGCGGTGATGGCCAACGAGACGGCCGGCCTCATCGGCAACGACGTGGCCGACGCCGAGGACATCGACGAGGCGGTCAAGCTCGGCGCGGGCTTCCCCGACGGCCCGGCAAAGCTCGCGGACGAGGAGGGGCTCGACGCGCTCGTCGAGACGCTCGACGCCCTCGCCGAGGAGACCGGCGAGGCGCGCTACGAGGCGACCGACTACCTGCGCGAGGCCGCCGAAGCCGGCGGATTCCGCGGCGGCGCGGGTGGCGGGAGCGGCGACGCGGGTGACGCCGAGGGCGGCGCCGACTACGAGGTGCTGAACGTCGCGGTCGAAGACCGGGTCGGGCACGTCGAGATCGACCGCCCGCACCGGATGAACACGATCAGCGGCGAGGTGCTCGACGAGCTCGCCGAGGCGATCGACCGGCTCGACGCCGACGACGAGGTCCGGGCGATCCTGCTGTCCGGCGCCGGCGACCGCGCGTTCTCCGCGGGCGCGGACGTCCAGAGCATGGCCGCGGGCGGCGCCGACCCGATCCACGCCGTCGAGCTCTCCCGGCAGGGCCAGCAGACGTTCGGCAAGCTCGAGGCGTCGGACAAGCCCGTGGTCGCCGCCATCGACGGCTACTGCCTCGGCGGCGGGATGGAGCTGGCGACCGCGGCCGACATGCGGATCGCCTCCGAGCGCTCCGAGCTGGGCCAGCCCGAGCTCGACCTCGGCCTGCTGCCGGGGTGGGGCGGCACCCAGCGGCTCGCCCGGATCGTCGGCGAGGGCCGCGCGAAGGAGATCATCCTCACCGCCGACCGCTACGACGCCGAGACGATGGCCGACTACGACTTCGTCAACGAGGTCGTCCCGGACGACGAGCTCGACGAGCGGGCGCGCGAGCTGGCCGAGCAGCTGGCCGGCGGCCCGCCGATCGCCCAGAAGTACACGAAGCGCGCGATCCACTCCGGCCGGACGGACAACGAGGCCGGATTAGAGGTGGAGGCGATGGGCTTCGGCCACGTGATGAACACCGACGACCTCATGGAGGGGGTCACGGCGTTCATGGGCGACGGCGAGCCCGAGTTCGAAGGGAAGTAA
- a CDS encoding type II toxin-antitoxin system PemK/MazF family toxin encodes MQVRRGDIVIVELNPTKGSEQQGKSRPCVVIQNDVGNQYSPTTIIAPFTTRYTSGDTYPFEVEVLASDTALDHDSVADLSQIRVIAIDERVKKNIGSVPSSDMVTIDSAIKDSLGI; translated from the coding sequence GTGCAGGTACGCCGCGGCGACATTGTCATCGTCGAACTGAATCCCACGAAAGGGAGTGAGCAGCAAGGAAAGAGCCGGCCCTGTGTTGTCATCCAGAACGATGTTGGGAATCAGTACTCACCGACAACCATCATCGCTCCATTCACAACGCGGTACACATCTGGAGACACGTACCCGTTCGAGGTGGAAGTACTGGCTTCGGATACTGCCCTCGATCACGATTCAGTAGCAGATCTCAGTCAAATTCGGGTCATCGCCATCGACGAACGTGTGAAAAAGAACATTGGATCTGTCCCGTCATCAGACATGGTAACAATCGACTCGGCAATCAAAGATAGCCTCGGCATTTGA
- a CDS encoding DNA-3-methyladenine glycosylase, which produces MDDHVAAALREDPTMAALIDRHGPLDVAPAADEFGRLCTSIVNQQLSTASANAIRERFVDVLGGDPTPDRVLAADEDALREAGLSGTKVEYLRNVAAAFRDDERDFTREGLAGVSDEAVVDRLTEIRGVGEWTARMYLIFALGREDVLPLGDLAVRKGIEQAYNDGAELSRVEMREIGETWRPYRSYGTRYIWAEYES; this is translated from the coding sequence ATGGACGACCACGTCGCGGCAGCGCTCCGCGAGGACCCGACGATGGCGGCGCTGATCGACCGGCACGGCCCGCTCGACGTCGCGCCCGCGGCCGACGAGTTCGGCCGGCTCTGTACCTCGATCGTCAACCAGCAGCTCTCGACCGCCTCCGCGAACGCGATCCGCGAGCGGTTCGTGGACGTGCTCGGCGGCGACCCGACGCCCGACCGCGTCCTCGCGGCCGACGAGGACGCGTTGCGCGAGGCCGGCCTCAGCGGTACGAAGGTCGAGTACCTGCGCAACGTCGCGGCCGCGTTCCGCGACGACGAGCGCGACTTCACCCGGGAAGGGCTGGCGGGCGTGAGCGACGAGGCGGTCGTCGACCGGCTCACCGAGATTCGTGGGGTGGGCGAGTGGACCGCGCGGATGTACCTCATCTTCGCGCTCGGCCGCGAGGACGTGCTTCCCCTCGGCGACCTCGCGGTGCGGAAGGGGATCGAGCAGGCCTACAACGACGGCGCGGAGCTGTCGCGCGTCGAGATGCGCGAGATCGGCGAGACGTGGCGCCCCTACCGGAGCTACGGCACGCGGTACATCTGGGCAGAGTACGAGTCCTGA
- a CDS encoding MBL fold metallo-hydrolase, whose amino-acid sequence MSTAAGTGVTLVRNATVLATVDETAFLVDPLFAPQGSMPAIDDTPNDRNNPLVPMPDVDLAHDAVIVTHRHPDHFDDAAKAELDADVPLFCQPAEADAFVEDGFTDVRPVEDSASFDGVTLHRTPGRHGHGELAERMGPVSGFAFEGEETLYLAGDTVWYEPVAETLDRFDPDAVVLNGGAARFNEGEPITMGVDDVTAVREATDAAVAVVHMEAINHCLLSREELRSETENVLVPEDGERIL is encoded by the coding sequence ATGTCGACAGCCGCCGGCACCGGCGTCACCCTCGTTCGCAACGCCACGGTCCTCGCGACCGTGGACGAGACGGCCTTCCTCGTCGATCCCCTGTTCGCGCCGCAGGGCTCGATGCCCGCGATCGACGACACCCCCAACGACCGGAACAACCCGCTCGTCCCGATGCCCGACGTCGATCTCGCGCACGACGCGGTGATCGTCACCCACCGCCACCCCGACCACTTCGACGACGCGGCGAAAGCGGAGCTCGACGCGGACGTGCCCCTGTTCTGCCAGCCCGCAGAGGCGGACGCGTTCGTCGAAGACGGGTTCACCGACGTGCGACCGGTCGAGGATTCGGCGTCGTTCGACGGTGTCACGCTCCACCGGACGCCCGGCCGTCACGGACACGGCGAACTGGCCGAGCGGATGGGACCCGTCTCCGGATTCGCCTTCGAGGGCGAGGAGACGCTGTACCTCGCGGGCGACACGGTCTGGTACGAGCCCGTCGCGGAGACGCTGGACCGTTTCGACCCCGACGCGGTCGTCCTCAACGGCGGCGCGGCGCGGTTCAACGAGGGCGAACCGATCACGATGGGGGTCGACGACGTGACCGCCGTACGCGAGGCCACGGACGCCGCCGTCGCCGTGGTCCACATGGAGGCGATCAACCACTGCCTGCTCTCGCGCGAGGAGCTCCGATCGGAGACGGAGAACGTGCTGGTCCCGGAGGACGGCGAGCGGATCCTATGA